CTACACGTCACATTCATGCTCAGGTGTCCGGCCCGATTCATTCGATTGAAGAATAAGATGAAAACCAGAAGCCAATGTtgagtcacttttttttaaagccaccTCACTCCAAAAACAGTGATTTCACCTCACCTCACAGATGATCTGCTGCTTTATCACCTCATGATCAgcgagcttttttttttttttttaaaggaaatcaTTTGATAGATGCAAACTAACCATTTAAAACCCTTGAatcacacagcaacacaaatcAACCCTAACTGGTCTTTAGGCTGTTAATTCATTATCCTGAATACTGTCttctttttcatgctttttagGAAATATACGGCAAAATCCTGAGCATAGAGAAGTACCAGGATCGTCTGAGAGCAAAGGGACTCTTCAGCCAGGACGTCAAGCACATGTGAGTAGACAAACACGAGGTTTAAACGGCAGATGTTTGTGAAACTCAACACTTTAATGTCACTCTTTATCTGTCTTTGATATTACAAATGAACCACCTGATTTGTGTGTCTCCATCAGCTCTTTTGGAACGAGTCGATGGCTCACAAAGGAGGAACTAGAATCTCTGCTGGTGGAGACCATCTCCCCTCATGATGTAAGGacgtcctctcctcctctgatcaCAGCTGACACGTCTACAGACTACTTCTGGCGGAGGTTTTTGCAGATTTTgataattatttgttttgttccagTACGACCGCCTCGTTAAGCTGATGGAGCGGCTGCTATCGATGCCGTACTGCGCCACAGAGGAGGAGTTCGTCCTGCGTTACCGACGGCAACTGGAGGCTCAGTCCAGGAAGCAAATGGTGCCGCCCCTGGAGAAGGATGAAAGAGGCGTGGCCTTCAGCACAGCAGAGGGTAAATTTGGTCATCGTGGTAACATGTCTCATCTTTAATGATCTCCCCAATAATTCCTCTTTAATATCTGTGAGTGACTTTAATGCTGCTCGGCCAAATCATCGTCTGTCCATCACATAAAGGTCTCAAAAGAGATCATATGACAGAAGATTTAGGGCTTGTCCCGCACCGTGCTGAAGCACTGcagtcccccctccccattcccccgcttgcctgcactcacactgctccaggactaaggCCGCAATACAACACATACATGGCTTTaagttattatgaagcgtgcttagtttacaagacaggctgaatctaaaaatagaaaagggAGGCGCGGTCAAGTCTGCAACTTttctgactttgtggcttattttgagtcattctAGACAGATGGAGCCAGAACACTGCAGGATTTATTAATATAACTTTAAGtcttttaaatgaatcataaaCATGTAACTTTGATCTTCATGAAGCTGTGGCAGTCAATATAAAAGATCCAAACATCTCACAAATATCTCCACAgatattaaatcaaataaatgtttttttctctctctgtcaggccGGAGAAAAACATCAGAGTCGTCTGTTGTTCTACGAGACTGTGGCTCAGGACGAGTCAGCATCAACGGTCAGGATTACCTGCACTACCTCACCGTCCTTCAGGACAGgtactctctcgctctctccctctctctctccctctctccctctctctctgctgctccatTCACAGAAACACTCTCCTTTAAAATGCACGGCCTCATGTGTTTCACTCCGTCCtcttagggggaaaaaaaaataaattaaaaagcagCTTTTTCACTCTTCACAGCatcccctctttttttatttatctccttGTTGTGAGTTAATTACACAGTTCagtggtcgtgtgtgtgtgtgtggctgcactgtgtgcgtgtgtgtgtgtgtgtgtgtgtgtgcgcgctaaATGTCCTGAGCTGGTGTTGTCACGCAGTCTGAAGACGGGCTGTAATTGGAGCACAGAGGTGACAATTGACTCTGTCAGCAGCCGCAGGTCATTCAGGCTGAGACGCCATCCAgaacacacactttcttttcttaccctcacacacacacacacacacacacacacacacacacacacacacacacacacacacgttttatCCCGCTCCTGCTGAGTCAGAAGTTTCCTCTGTAATATGTGGCGGTGAGATTGTGGAATAAAAGCTTTCACGGCGTGAGGATCGTCTCTACTCGTCTGAAAAGTCGCTCATGCAGACATTAAATTTGCTCCTCCTGCGCTGTGATACGACTATCTGTTTGCTCGCACGAACACTCGGCCTGCGTTTCTTTCTCTCATTATCTCTGcgtcactttcttcttcttcttcttctgcactcTTTTCTTGCGTCCTCACCCCTCAGAGAGCAGCTGATGTTCCCGCTGCAGTTCATGGGAATGCTGGGACGCTTCGACCTGGAGTGCAGCGTCAGCGGAGGAGGACGGTCGAGCCAGGCGGGGGCGCTGCGGCTCGCCGTGGCCAGAGCGATGTGCAGCTTCCTGTCGGAGGGAGAGGTGGAGACCATGAGACAAGGTGGGAGAGAATTTGTCCTTTCATTCAAATACTTGTAATACATAACTTGCGCtttttgtatgtatgtttaatttatttcatgatttgatttaaGACAGAAGTAGCTCGTGAGGACGGCCGATCATTAACACTTAAGATACCCGTGCTTTCTCCTaagcacctgaatgcaccacagagagtgtttttttaaaactagaGGCCTGTAGTGAATTTAATGCAAAAGCAGAAACGTCATTAAGATATCACTGCAGGATTAATTCTCCCTAAAATTAACACATTTGGAGGGATTTTTATGTCATTTGATTCACGCTCTACATTTTGATGAACTAGCTGTGTGGACAACATGTTGGTCTTCACAGCTACACTTATACATCCTTGTTTCCTTTGAGCTAAAAGTAGCAGATTTCAGGAAATTGTGAGTTATTACGCTTTATTACAGATGCATAAATCTTCTGTTAAAGCTCTTAAAAATATAGAGATGgttgattttatttattcacttaTGTCTCTTTAATAGAGGTAAAGATGGTGATTTAGTTAAAACCTCAAAAGGTTCAGATGTTAACTTAAGAGACAGAGCCAGACGAGACTTCTCCTTTCCCCTCGTGAGTTTCACTCGTGTGTTTCTGTTCCTTCCAGCTGGTTTGCTGACTCCAGACCccagagtgagggagaggaagaagcCGGGCCAGGAGGGCGCACGAAAGAAATTCACCTGGAAGAAACGCTGAACAGGAAAAATGGTGTCACCTGAACTCAGACGTGGAAACATGACTGACACTTGGAGTCCATCTGAGCAGATTCCTCGCCTTTGTCCTTTACGCCACGCCGCTTCTGTCCTCATCCGTATATTTATAATCTTACAAGAACAAAGTCGTGCTTTACAGGTGGAGCTGACTCTACAGGCTGCAGTGAGCCTGtttggccagcagagggcagtgtgtgcagatgaagttgaatatatttatgtgtattaaacattaaaattactttttgacataaaaaaacCGAGTTCTAAGTGTTTCtctgtaaatttaaaa
The sequence above is drawn from the Labrus bergylta chromosome 24, fLabBer1.1, whole genome shotgun sequence genome and encodes:
- the mrps9 gene encoding 28S ribosomal protein S9, mitochondrial, encoding MQTGQGSGALRVQSERVSRVCRKLCLPAVMATSCVRTVGAFLGKCGNCSANFNTVTSQLSRQVLSRQICVSSALHRKNLAAAGPEKFTLEFIQKQVEEYNVGKRHLANMMGEDPENFTQEDIDRSITYLFPSGLFEKRARPLMKHPEEIFPKQTAVQWGEDGRPFHSLFYTGKQSYYSLMHEIYGKILSIEKYQDRLRAKGLFSQDVKHISFGTSRWLTKEELESLLVETISPHDYDRLVKLMERLLSMPYCATEEEFVLRYRRQLEAQSRKQMVPPLEKDERGVAFSTAEGRRKTSESSVVLRDCGSGRVSINGQDYLHYLTVLQDREQLMFPLQFMGMLGRFDLECSVSGGGRSSQAGALRLAVARAMCSFLSEGEVETMRQAGLLTPDPRVRERKKPGQEGARKKFTWKKR